From the Deinococcus radiophilus genome, one window contains:
- the trpS gene encoding tryptophan--tRNA ligase — translation MTETSPAPSTARKRILTGDRPTGPLHIGHYVGSLKNRVKLQRDYDTFILLADVQAMTDNFEDPQKVRDNVMQVALDYLAVGLDPQHATFVIQSMVPEIAELTVFYLNLVTVSHLRQNPTVKTEIAQKGYGESVPAGFFVYPVSQAADITAFGAHLVPVGADQLPMIEQTREIVRRFNALYAPVLVEPQAMIPQGVVARLPGIDGQAKMSKSLGNAIYLGDSADDLQKKVRAMYTDPGHLRVEDPGQVEGNTVFTYLDAFDPDTEHVAELKAHYQRGGLGDVKVKKYLLEVLDAELSPIRERRAELSQNMDEVERIVQAGTEKGREAAAQTMDAARKAMRLDYFGE, via the coding sequence ATGACCGAAACTTCTCCTGCCCCTTCCACCGCCCGCAAACGTATCCTGACCGGCGACCGTCCCACCGGGCCACTGCACATCGGCCACTATGTGGGGTCGCTCAAGAACCGGGTCAAGCTGCAACGCGACTACGACACTTTCATCCTGCTGGCTGATGTGCAGGCCATGACCGACAACTTCGAGGACCCGCAAAAGGTCCGGGACAACGTGATGCAGGTGGCGCTGGACTACCTGGCGGTGGGCCTGGACCCACAGCACGCCACCTTCGTCATTCAGAGTATGGTCCCCGAAATCGCCGAGCTGACGGTGTTTTACCTGAACCTGGTCACCGTGTCGCACCTGCGCCAAAACCCCACCGTCAAGACCGAAATCGCCCAGAAAGGCTACGGCGAAAGCGTACCTGCCGGGTTTTTCGTGTATCCGGTGTCGCAGGCCGCCGACATTACGGCCTTTGGGGCACACCTGGTTCCCGTAGGTGCCGATCAACTGCCCATGATTGAGCAGACCCGCGAGATCGTGCGGCGCTTCAATGCCCTCTACGCCCCTGTGCTGGTCGAGCCGCAGGCCATGATTCCGCAGGGTGTGGTGGCGCGCTTGCCCGGCATTGACGGCCAGGCCAAGATGAGCAAATCGCTGGGGAATGCCATCTATCTAGGCGACAGCGCCGACGACCTGCAAAAGAAGGTGCGGGCCATGTACACCGACCCCGGCCACCTGCGCGTCGAGGACCCCGGCCAGGTAGAGGGTAACACGGTGTTCACCTATCTGGACGCTTTTGACCCGGACACCGAGCATGTGGCCGAGCTGAAAGCCCACTACCAGCGCGGCGGCCTGGGCGACGTGAAGGTCAAGAAATACCTGCTGGAAGTTTTGGACGCCGAACTGTCCCCCATCCGCGAGCGCCGCGCCGAGCTGAGCCAGAACATGGACGAGGTAGAACGCATCGTGCAGGCCGGAACCGAGAAGGGCCGTGAAGCCGCCGCCCAGACGATGGACGCAGCCAGGAAAGCGATGCGCCTGGATTACTTCGGGGAATAA
- a CDS encoding RidA family protein, which yields MSTSRLRRLNPPGLHPVSAYHHVAEVQGGRTIYISGQIALAPDGSLVGEGDFMAQARQVFRNLEAALAAVGADFGDVVKLTLFFTDRTDLAAFRQVRGEFIHPEQLPAMSAVQVAGLVQDDLLLELEAVAVVAD from the coding sequence ATGTCTACCTCTAGACTTCGCCGCCTGAACCCGCCAGGCCTGCACCCGGTCAGCGCTTATCACCACGTTGCTGAGGTGCAGGGGGGACGCACCATTTACATTTCCGGTCAAATCGCGCTGGCCCCAGACGGTTCGCTGGTGGGTGAGGGAGATTTCATGGCCCAGGCCCGGCAGGTGTTTCGCAATCTGGAAGCAGCCCTGGCCGCTGTGGGTGCGGATTTTGGCGACGTGGTCAAGCTGACCCTCTTCTTTACCGACCGTACCGACCTCGCCGCGTTCCGTCAGGTGCGCGGGGAATTTATTCATCCTGAGCAGCTGCCCGCCATGAGCGCGGTGCAGGTGGCAGGGCTGGTGCAGGACGACCTGCTGCTGGAGCTGGAAGCGGTAGCGGTGGTGGCAGACTAG
- the tdh gene encoding L-threonine 3-dehydrogenase — translation MKALAKSEAREGIWMVDAPTPELGHNDLLIKIRRSSICGTDVHIYKWDEWAQHTIPVPMVVGHEYMGTVVGMGSEVQGFKIGDRVSGEGHITCGHCRNCRAGRRHLCRNTKGVGVNRPGSFAEYLVIPAFNAFKLPDEISDDIASIFDPFGNAVHTALQFDLVGEDVLITGAGPIGVMAAKIARHVGARNVVVTDINDYRLELAAKMGATRTVNVAKEDLWTAAQELGMTEGFDVGLEMSGSGPAFAQMVEVMNNGGKIALLGIPSGEVKINWNDVIFRMLTIKGIYGREMFETWYKMAALVQSGLDLSPVITHRFSIDDYQKGFDAMLSGQSGKVILEWD, via the coding sequence ATGAAAGCCCTGGCCAAGAGCGAGGCGCGTGAAGGCATCTGGATGGTGGACGCGCCCACGCCAGAGCTGGGGCACAATGACCTTTTGATCAAAATCCGCCGCTCCAGCATCTGTGGCACTGACGTTCACATCTACAAATGGGACGAGTGGGCCCAGCACACCATTCCGGTGCCGATGGTCGTCGGCCACGAGTACATGGGCACCGTGGTCGGCATGGGCAGCGAGGTGCAGGGCTTCAAGATCGGGGACCGCGTGAGTGGCGAGGGCCACATCACTTGCGGCCACTGCCGCAATTGCCGCGCCGGACGGCGCCACCTCTGCCGCAACACCAAGGGTGTAGGCGTCAACCGTCCGGGCTCATTTGCCGAGTATCTGGTGATTCCCGCCTTCAACGCCTTTAAACTGCCGGACGAGATCAGCGACGACATCGCCAGTATCTTCGACCCATTCGGCAACGCCGTGCATACTGCGCTGCAATTCGATCTGGTCGGTGAGGACGTGCTGATTACCGGAGCTGGCCCGATCGGCGTGATGGCCGCTAAGATTGCCCGGCATGTGGGCGCACGCAACGTGGTCGTCACCGACATCAACGACTACCGCCTGGAACTGGCCGCCAAGATGGGAGCCACCCGCACGGTCAATGTGGCCAAGGAAGACCTTTGGACTGCCGCACAGGAACTGGGCATGACCGAGGGCTTCGATGTGGGCCTGGAAATGAGCGGCTCCGGTCCAGCGTTCGCGCAAATGGTGGAAGTGATGAACAATGGCGGAAAAATCGCCCTGCTGGGCATTCCCAGCGGTGAAGTAAAGATCAACTGGAACGACGTGATTTTCAGGATGCTGACCATCAAAGGCATCTATGGGCGAGAGATGTTCGAAACCTGGTACAAGATGGCCGCGCTGGTGCAATCCGGTCTGGACCTGTCCCCGGTGATCACCCACCGCTTCTCCATTGACGACTACCAAAAAGGCTTCGACGCGATGCTGAGTGGACAAAGTGGCAAAGTGATTCTGGAGTGGGACTGA
- a CDS encoding uracil-DNA glycosylase, with protein MTNPTNPSAQQQYKSSQSGRFVVPGWMNLIEGTPDAIEIQLDLDQSDLSRNHACILIEYWATGSDITLQSVLPVRAFGANKDGWCMMIPAQGRVMLRAIDTEPSPPLLASQWINIDAKTQPGTTVHVKIDFPDPTKAAAQNLNLNN; from the coding sequence ATGACCAATCCCACCAACCCCAGCGCCCAGCAACAATACAAAAGCAGCCAGAGCGGCCGCTTCGTGGTCCCAGGCTGGATGAACCTGATTGAAGGAACGCCCGACGCCATCGAGATTCAGTTGGACCTGGACCAGAGTGACCTGAGCCGCAACCATGCCTGCATCCTGATTGAATACTGGGCAACGGGCAGCGATATCACCCTGCAAAGTGTGCTGCCTGTCCGTGCTTTTGGCGCCAACAAAGACGGCTGGTGCATGATGATCCCCGCTCAGGGCCGTGTGATGCTGCGTGCCATTGATACTGAGCCTTCACCGCCCCTGCTGGCCAGTCAGTGGATCAACATTGATGCCAAAACCCAGCCTGGCACCACCGTGCATGTAAAAATCGACTTTCCCGATCCCACCAAAGCCGCCGCGCAGAATCTGAACCTGAACAACTGA
- the mqnB gene encoding futalosine hydrolase has protein sequence MSAALLHPQDVLLVVATPGEAEVFADLGCQMTVSGVGAVAAALSTAQACTTHRPRLVVSTGIAGAFAPSGLQPGDLAVSSAMIQADYGAELGDDFLDLAALGLRVSEWDGAADFGIFAAAPGYAELAHTLGATCGPMLTLNTVTGTAQRADALLRRFPDALTEGMEGAGVAHAAALAGIPALEMRGISNLVGPRDRDSWRIPQALAAARRGVAGLLTSPWLAH, from the coding sequence ATGAGTGCTGCGCTGCTCCATCCGCAGGACGTGCTCCTGGTGGTCGCCACTCCTGGTGAAGCCGAGGTGTTCGCTGACCTGGGCTGCCAGATGACGGTCAGCGGTGTGGGCGCGGTAGCCGCCGCACTGTCAACGGCTCAGGCGTGTACAACACACCGCCCCCGTTTGGTGGTCAGTACTGGCATCGCCGGGGCTTTTGCCCCATCTGGCCTGCAGCCCGGCGACCTGGCCGTGTCCAGCGCCATGATTCAAGCTGACTATGGCGCTGAATTGGGGGACGACTTTCTGGACCTGGCCGCCCTGGGCCTGCGGGTGAGCGAGTGGGACGGTGCGGCCGACTTCGGCATCTTCGCGGCAGCCCCCGGCTATGCCGAACTGGCCCATACACTGGGGGCCACTTGCGGACCAATGCTTACGCTGAACACGGTCACTGGCACCGCTCAACGCGCCGACGCGTTGCTTCGCCGCTTCCCAGATGCCCTGACCGAAGGCATGGAAGGGGCCGGAGTCGCCCACGCCGCCGCCCTGGCCGGAATCCCAGCACTGGAAATGCGCGGGATCAGCAACCTGGTGGGGCCACGTGACCGGGACAGTTGGCGCATCCCACAGGCACTGGCTGCGGCTCGGCGTGGGGTAGCAGGTTTACTGACCTCTCCCTGGCTGGCCCACTGA
- a CDS encoding transglutaminaseTgpA domain-containing protein produces the protein MTTSAPLNAPRLLRLIRTLDTSAGQLRPTRTGLGFLLAVLISLVGCVNYDLSLGYALTFLLAGVWVTSAAYAARQAREVEAQLAAPAHGTVGETAPYQIAVRRQGAGLPFRAEVTGQGGGRVWTVPAQTELDTVTLDLPLTARGEHHPRVTLSLHDPLGLWRVIRPLHPRRPLLVWPRPEAHPPAPPQEAQLGADSGTGRRVRGDAEFSGLRPYQAGDTPRRISWRHSAGREGQPGGGLLVRESDAPAALASALRWDSLSGDAEARASRLAGWVQQLSAAGQPFSLTLPSEELPLGQGESHRQWALTALARVVPQPAALPQTPTRQSLTVWQAQLLPHAWSWTLAAVVWVLLPSVTRTPVWATLLTAGLLGYSYWRAAHPTPPISPTLLVNGLALLAVAAIAGLYLTYGTLIGLEAGSSLLTLLLGLKVAESRSARDGILVVLLGFFITLTHFLHSMSPAQAGHALISTVLLLGALHLWSLPSRTESAPSTPQQATPPAWRVGLSLAALSLPLMLALFLFFPRPEEPLWQLQQQGGAQTGLGSSVRAGDVSELAQNTDVALRATFQDTPPPQSELYWRGPVYEAFDGLEWNVVRADVPLPRVEVTGPSRRYSLLQEPNGQPWVLALETVQTPPEGTFVTSALGVVTRPSGRATRYTLTSAPSRVGIDERQERLDFNLNLPAQGGSPRARALAEGWRTLAPEQRVQAALELFASGGFSYTLSPPRLPEQDRTDAFLFSAQAGFCEHYASAFGFLMRAAGVPTRLVGGYQGGEMAAGSQTVTVRQSFAHVWNEVWLEGQGWVRVDPTAAVAPARTQTDPQTALRNPNATASAPRQGLWARLTGAYDDAQLQWYDLVVNFDDQTQAGALGGLGFGEVGGSRYWVAFGGLGLLALLPMLWAWQRRSRPSEPAARALDDLTRCLGLPRGLGEPAGTYTERAAQDHPHLRSELREFARLYGEQRYGPQPDPARLRQMQDLVRSLRPGRRE, from the coding sequence ATGACCACCTCTGCCCCCCTGAATGCTCCCAGACTTCTCCGCCTGATCCGCACGCTGGATACGTCGGCCGGGCAGCTGCGCCCCACCCGCACTGGACTGGGCTTCTTGCTGGCGGTGCTGATCAGCTTGGTGGGCTGCGTGAACTACGACCTCAGCCTGGGCTACGCGCTGACTTTTCTGCTGGCCGGGGTCTGGGTGACCAGCGCCGCTTACGCCGCCCGGCAGGCGCGGGAGGTGGAGGCGCAGCTGGCCGCACCCGCCCACGGCACCGTGGGCGAAACTGCGCCCTACCAGATCGCGGTGCGCCGCCAGGGGGCGGGACTGCCTTTCCGCGCCGAAGTGACTGGACAGGGCGGAGGGCGAGTATGGACCGTGCCTGCCCAGACCGAACTGGACACGGTGACCCTGGACCTGCCGCTGACCGCCCGCGGCGAACATCACCCTAGAGTCACCCTTAGCCTGCACGATCCGCTGGGATTGTGGCGGGTGATCCGGCCCCTGCACCCACGTCGGCCGCTGCTGGTCTGGCCCCGCCCGGAGGCCCATCCCCCAGCCCCGCCGCAGGAAGCGCAGCTGGGCGCAGACAGTGGCACGGGCAGGCGGGTGCGTGGCGACGCCGAATTCAGCGGTCTGCGGCCCTACCAGGCCGGTGACACCCCCCGGCGTATCTCGTGGCGGCACTCGGCAGGGCGTGAGGGGCAACCAGGCGGAGGTCTGCTGGTGCGCGAGAGTGACGCGCCTGCTGCCTTGGCCTCGGCACTACGCTGGGACAGTCTCAGCGGCGACGCCGAAGCCCGCGCTTCCCGGCTGGCCGGCTGGGTTCAGCAGCTCAGTGCGGCGGGGCAGCCGTTTTCCTTGACGCTTCCCAGTGAGGAATTGCCGCTGGGGCAGGGCGAGTCCCACCGCCAGTGGGCGCTGACCGCACTGGCCCGTGTCGTACCTCAGCCTGCCGCGCTGCCACAAACGCCTACCCGCCAGTCATTGACCGTCTGGCAGGCGCAGCTGCTCCCGCACGCCTGGTCCTGGACGCTGGCCGCCGTGGTCTGGGTCCTGCTGCCCAGCGTGACCCGCACCCCGGTGTGGGCCACGCTGCTCACCGCCGGACTGCTGGGGTACAGCTACTGGCGCGCCGCGCACCCGACACCGCCCATCTCCCCCACTCTGCTGGTCAATGGCCTGGCACTGCTGGCGGTGGCCGCGATTGCCGGGCTGTATCTGACCTACGGCACCCTGATTGGGCTGGAGGCAGGTAGCAGCCTGCTTACCTTGCTGCTGGGACTCAAGGTTGCCGAAAGTCGCAGCGCCCGTGACGGCATTCTGGTTGTTCTGCTGGGATTTTTTATCACCCTGACCCATTTCCTGCACTCCATGTCGCCCGCCCAAGCAGGGCATGCACTGATCAGTACGGTGCTGCTGCTCGGGGCGTTGCACCTCTGGTCATTGCCCAGCCGGACCGAAAGTGCGCCCAGCACGCCCCAGCAAGCTACGCCCCCAGCCTGGCGGGTGGGCCTCTCGCTGGCGGCTCTCTCGTTGCCGCTGATGCTGGCACTCTTTCTGTTTTTCCCACGCCCAGAGGAGCCGCTGTGGCAACTGCAACAGCAGGGCGGGGCCCAGACAGGGTTGGGGAGCTCGGTCCGCGCCGGAGATGTCAGCGAACTGGCTCAGAACACCGACGTGGCCCTGCGCGCCACCTTCCAGGACACGCCGCCCCCCCAAAGCGAACTCTACTGGCGTGGCCCGGTCTACGAGGCCTTTGATGGGCTGGAATGGAATGTGGTCCGCGCCGATGTGCCGCTCCCCCGCGTGGAAGTGACCGGCCCCAGCCGCCGCTACTCACTGCTGCAAGAGCCGAATGGTCAGCCCTGGGTGCTGGCGCTGGAAACGGTACAAACCCCGCCCGAAGGCACCTTTGTCACTTCGGCGCTGGGAGTGGTCACACGTCCCAGTGGCCGCGCCACACGCTACACCCTGACCAGTGCGCCCTCCCGCGTGGGGATAGACGAACGTCAGGAGCGCCTGGACTTTAATCTGAATCTGCCCGCCCAGGGCGGCAGCCCCCGCGCCCGCGCCCTGGCTGAAGGCTGGCGCACCCTGGCCCCAGAGCAGCGGGTGCAGGCGGCCCTGGAGTTATTTGCCAGCGGCGGATTCAGCTATACCCTCTCTCCTCCCAGGCTGCCCGAGCAAGACCGCACCGACGCCTTTTTATTCAGCGCCCAGGCCGGGTTTTGCGAGCACTATGCCAGCGCTTTCGGCTTTCTGATGCGGGCCGCCGGGGTGCCCACCCGTTTGGTCGGCGGATATCAGGGCGGCGAAATGGCAGCGGGCAGTCAGACAGTCACGGTGCGCCAGTCCTTCGCGCACGTCTGGAACGAAGTCTGGCTGGAAGGTCAGGGCTGGGTGCGGGTAGACCCCACCGCTGCGGTGGCCCCGGCCCGGACCCAGACCGACCCACAAACTGCCCTCCGCAACCCCAACGCCACCGCCTCCGCACCGCGCCAGGGGCTCTGGGCAAGGCTGACTGGGGCCTATGATGACGCCCAGCTCCAGTGGTATGACCTGGTGGTGAACTTCGACGATCAGACACAGGCAGGTGCGCTGGGCGGGCTGGGCTTTGGCGAGGTGGGGGGCAGCCGCTACTGGGTGGCTTTTGGTGGACTGGGCCTACTGGCGCTGCTGCCGATGCTCTGGGCCTGGCAGCGCCGCAGCCGTCCCAGTGAACCTGCCGCCCGCGCCCTGGATGACCTGACTCGCTGCTTGGGTCTGCCGCGTGGCCTGGGTGAACCGGCTGGAACTTACACCGAACGGGCCGCGCAGGACCATCCACACCTGCGCTCTGAGCTGCGCGAATTTGCGCGGCTGTACGGAGAGCAGCGCTATGGCCCACAGCCCGACCCGGCCCGCCTGCGCCAGATGCAGGACTTGGTGCGCAGTTTGCGGCCTGGGAGGCGTGAATGA
- a CDS encoding AAA family ATPase, whose product MAGMTLTSTPTQPTPAMQALHRSLEQLDRVILGKPGQLRLSLACFLARGHLLIEDQPGVGKTTLAGALARTLGLGFGRVQFTSDLLPADLLGVSIWDSERREFRYHEGPIFTSVLLADEINRATPKTQGALLEAMEERQVSEGGVSRELPHPFFVIATQNPAAFVGTSPLPEAQLDRFLMSVTLGYPDTRAERELLETGGRGQSVRDLSAVMDAPTLLQAQAEVDGIYVSAPLLDYLQLLAAATRHHTDLEAGLSPRALLALLGASKAWAYLQERTMVLPEDVQAVFPALARHRLPPAGPRPVEDIITELLRETPLP is encoded by the coding sequence ATGGCGGGCATGACGCTGACCTCCACGCCCACCCAACCTACTCCGGCCATGCAGGCGCTGCACCGCAGCCTGGAGCAGCTGGACAGGGTCATTCTGGGCAAGCCGGGGCAGCTGCGGCTCTCGCTGGCCTGCTTCCTGGCACGCGGTCACCTCCTGATTGAAGACCAGCCGGGCGTCGGAAAGACCACGCTGGCAGGCGCATTGGCCCGCACGCTGGGCCTGGGCTTCGGGCGGGTGCAGTTCACGTCCGACCTGTTGCCTGCCGACCTGCTGGGGGTCAGCATCTGGGACAGCGAGCGGCGCGAGTTCCGCTATCACGAAGGCCCTATTTTTACCTCGGTGCTGCTGGCCGACGAGATCAACCGCGCCACCCCCAAGACCCAGGGCGCCCTGCTCGAAGCGATGGAAGAACGTCAAGTGTCCGAAGGCGGGGTCAGCCGCGAGCTGCCGCATCCCTTTTTCGTGATCGCCACCCAGAACCCGGCGGCGTTCGTGGGCACGTCGCCACTGCCCGAGGCGCAACTGGACCGCTTCCTGATGTCGGTGACGCTGGGTTACCCCGACACCCGCGCCGAGCGTGAGCTGCTTGAGACTGGAGGCCGGGGCCAGAGCGTCCGTGACCTGAGTGCCGTGATGGACGCACCGACGCTGCTCCAGGCCCAGGCGGAGGTAGACGGCATCTACGTGTCTGCGCCACTGCTGGATTACCTGCAACTGCTGGCCGCCGCCACCCGGCACCACACGGATCTGGAAGCGGGCCTCAGCCCCCGCGCCCTGCTGGCGCTGCTGGGCGCGTCTAAAGCCTGGGCCTACCTGCAAGAGCGCACCATGGTGCTGCCCGAAGACGTGCAGGCCGTGTTTCCGGCACTGGCCCGCCACCGTCTGCCCCCGGCTGGCCCGCGCCCGGTGGAGGACATTATCACCGAGCTGCTGCGGGAGACGCCCCTTCCCTGA
- a CDS encoding SDR family oxidoreductase: MSNQPKGEDKTQNFPEKVPGQVQDQQPGLEAEMDPQPVYIKEDYKGADKLRGKVALISGGDSGIGRAVAVHFAREGADVALIYTEQESQDADKTVQLIEAEGRRALKIAGDVRDATFCQGAVEQTVKELGGLNVLVNNAAVQYPQESLTDIDDEQLHKTFETNIYGYFYLARAALPHLKAGDTIVNTTSVTTYRGSPTLVDYASTKGAILGMTRSLAGQLAEKGIRVNGVAPGPIWTPLIPASFPKEKVAEFGQETPMKRPGQPAEVATCFVFLASDDSSYITGQVLHPNGGEVVGG; this comes from the coding sequence ATGAGTAATCAACCGAAAGGCGAGGACAAAACCCAGAACTTCCCTGAAAAGGTCCCTGGACAGGTGCAGGATCAGCAGCCCGGCCTGGAGGCTGAGATGGACCCGCAGCCGGTGTACATCAAGGAAGACTACAAAGGCGCCGATAAGCTCAGAGGCAAAGTGGCGCTGATTTCAGGGGGCGACTCTGGCATCGGGCGGGCGGTGGCTGTTCACTTTGCCCGTGAAGGCGCCGACGTGGCCTTGATCTACACCGAGCAAGAAAGCCAGGACGCCGACAAGACCGTGCAGCTGATTGAAGCCGAGGGCCGCCGGGCACTCAAGATTGCCGGGGATGTGCGCGACGCTACTTTTTGTCAAGGCGCCGTAGAGCAAACGGTCAAGGAACTGGGCGGGCTGAACGTGCTGGTCAACAATGCCGCCGTGCAGTACCCCCAAGAAAGCCTCACCGACATTGACGACGAGCAACTGCACAAGACCTTTGAGACCAACATCTACGGTTACTTTTATCTGGCCCGCGCCGCGCTGCCGCACCTGAAGGCAGGCGACACCATCGTGAATACCACCTCGGTGACGACTTATCGGGGCAGCCCCACACTGGTGGACTACGCCAGCACCAAGGGCGCGATTCTGGGTATGACCCGCTCACTGGCGGGGCAGCTGGCCGAGAAGGGCATCCGCGTGAACGGCGTGGCCCCCGGCCCAATCTGGACCCCCCTGATTCCGGCATCTTTCCCCAAGGAGAAAGTGGCCGAGTTCGGTCAGGAAACCCCCATGAAGCGCCCTGGCCAGCCGGCCGAAGTGGCGACCTGCTTCGTGTTCCTGGCATCGGACGATTCCAGCTACATCACCGGCCAGGTACTGCACCCCAACGGTGGCGAAGTGGTGGGCGGATAA
- a CDS encoding GNAT family N-acetyltransferase → MTLPTPTVTVRERRPADLPALEEVLLAVHQQSGYPASWPQEPAAFIAPPGGDAWVAELDGAVVGQALLRRPQDSPGRSWHDLTGHPTETLALVSRLFVHPDAAGQGAARALLSQAVTTAQESGLVPALDVYAESQRAIALYERLGWQRRATYQGHWLWRGEYPTVHVYVAPLSANVQ, encoded by the coding sequence ATGACCCTGCCCACCCCAACCGTCACCGTCCGTGAGCGCCGCCCGGCTGATCTGCCCGCACTGGAAGAGGTGCTGCTGGCCGTTCATCAGCAAAGCGGCTACCCCGCAAGTTGGCCGCAGGAGCCGGCGGCTTTTATTGCTCCGCCCGGCGGTGATGCCTGGGTCGCTGAACTGGACGGCGCTGTGGTGGGTCAGGCCCTGCTGCGCCGTCCCCAGGACAGCCCCGGGCGCAGCTGGCACGACCTGACCGGGCATCCCACCGAGACGCTGGCCCTGGTCTCACGCCTGTTCGTTCACCCGGACGCGGCAGGGCAAGGTGCAGCGCGGGCTCTGCTGTCCCAGGCTGTCACCACGGCGCAGGAAAGTGGCCTGGTTCCGGCACTGGACGTATACGCCGAATCGCAGCGGGCCATCGCCCTGTACGAACGCCTGGGGTGGCAGCGCCGCGCCACCTACCAGGGTCACTGGCTGTGGCGCGGCGAGTATCCAACGGTGCATGTCTATGTCGCGCCGCTTTCAGCAAACGTGCAGTGA
- a CDS encoding ASCH domain-containing protein, whose protein sequence is MEPAQTLHFHPDDRAAVQPGEKRTIIRWQEPSQPGPVELYFGDDPQPLAAQITQVEPFPLAALTEAQAQADGFADRAELLARLRSFTIPICRRMLRSAWCISVC, encoded by the coding sequence GTGGAGCCTGCTCAGACCCTGCACTTTCACCCGGATGACCGGGCGGCAGTGCAGCCGGGCGAGAAGCGCACCATCATCCGCTGGCAAGAACCGTCCCAGCCTGGCCCAGTAGAGCTGTATTTTGGCGATGACCCACAGCCGCTGGCCGCCCAGATCACTCAGGTAGAGCCCTTCCCTCTGGCTGCACTGACTGAGGCACAAGCCCAGGCTGACGGCTTTGCCGACCGTGCTGAACTGTTGGCTCGGCTGCGCTCTTTCACTATCCCAATCTGCCGGAGGATGCTCAGGTCGGCGTGGTGCATTTCAGTGTGCTGA